The DNA region TTGTTATATGTGTTGTGTTGTTATATGTGTTGTTATATGAGTTGTGTTATATGTGTTGCTATATGTGTTGTGTTGTTATATGTGTTGTTATATGTGTTGTGTTATATGTGTTGTTATatgagttgtgttgtgttgttataTGTTATATGTGTTGTGTTATATGAGTTGGGATGGTTTCCAAGACACAGATTTAACCTAGTCTGGACTAAAAACCTCTTTCCATTAAGAATGCTCTGTCCTGGACTAGGCTCTGTGTCTGGGAACCGGTCAATAGTACTGTCCTGGACTAGGCTCTGTGTCTGGGAACCGGCCAATAGTATTATATGAAtggtgtaatgttgttgtttgcAGGCATCTGTCAGCAGTGTGTTCTCTGGCTGTTCCAAGGGAGAGGTATATGATGTCCCCGGCATTGTTAGACGagcctctctcttccctgtgagtctttttctcctctcctctcctctcctctcctctcctctcctctcctctctctcctcctctctccctctcctcctctcctctcctctccctcctctctctccctctcctctcctcctctctcctctcctctcctctcctctcctctcctctcctctcctctcctctcctctcctctcctgtcttctctgtgAGTCTCTCTCATCCTTTCATTTTGCTCTGCTTGACTGTATCTATCTGTTTCCATGCTTGGTGACTTGTTACAAATGTGTACCAACAGTTTATGTACATTATCTGAATGAAGACATTGAGTTGTGGTGTCTAATAGACCACTGTGTGAATGATTGACAGGCATCAACAACACCGCAACATTTGACCCAGACGGCGTCGTCGATGGCAACCTATGAGCTGGAGAGACAGTTTGACACCCTGGGCAGTAGGGGGCGctgcagccccagccccagtcccagcctgGACAATGTatgtcaaaaatagctagcaatccCCTCAATCTTACTAGCCTCGTTATTACCAGACAGATCTCGCAAGCTTACACTCTGTTTCGCTAcagtaatcagtctggtaattaCGAGGCTACAATCTTACTGCATCTAAAGTCGATCTAGCGACATCTCAATGATCACAGAAGGTTTTCCTACCAATGAAGTCTCCATTTGAAATGTCATCGTGTTTTGATTAAATCTTTACCTTTTGTCAATGTTCATTCGGTCCTCAAGAGAACCTTCAAAACATATTGTGACGAAACATTGCAACCCATGAACATCTGCACTGGGAGAGACAAATCAACTCCCAATAAATGGACCTGAATGACACGTGTACTTCCTGGTCTCTTTTATGATGTAATCTCTGACTTTTCCACTTTAGTGTTCTAGTTCCTATATGGTGTTACATACTGTAACATCGTGATCTATACTCACCTTTCACttcctgtcccccccccccctccccctccaggtCTATGTTGTCCCTCCCCCGGTGGTCCCGGACCCCAGCTATGACATCCCTATCCCGTTCTCCGGCCCTCCGGCCTCAGACACCCAGCAGAGGCTAGTGGCCGGAGGCTACAATCCCTTAACCAGCCCCCAGAGACAGCATGGCAGCTACAGCACCCTCCCTAAACCCAGCAAGTCAAACTGGATCTACGATGTGCCCAGCTCTCCTGAGAAGCCTGGTGGTGAGTCTGGGTACTACACACACCTGCCATCTGGTGGCCAGCCTGGGAACTACACCACCCTGCCCTCCAAGGACCTGAGCTCTGCCAGCCAGCTCTACGACACTCTGACCCGTAACTGGTCTGTTCAGGGCTGTGGATCTGCTCAGTCCTTCTACGACATCCCCAAACCCAGATCCTCTCCCCAGGGGTCCCAGGACCCCCCCATCCCCCCCAGGGTCCTCCCCAGGGCTCCTCTCTACAACAGACCCCCAGGGCAGAGGCAGACGGATGAGGAGCGCTGTGTGTACGCTGTCCCCCCCCGGGAGCAGCTCTCAGTCTCCGTCCCCCAGCGAGGACACCATGTCCCACTGGAGTGTCGGGGGAACTCTGGCCCTACCTACGACCACCCCAACCCCCAGGGCAGGCTGCAGAGGGGCCGTCTGGGGCTAGTGGCTGGTAGGGGAGACACTCTGCTACAggaagaggatgaagagagaggaagaaggtcAACATCAGACAAACAGAGGATTAGCAcagcctccacctcctccacctcctcctcctcctccgactCCCTGGTGCTGTGCTCCTCCTCCCCGGAGCCGCAGCGGGAGGTGTGTCTGAGCCAGGAGGAGGCGTGTCGCAGGCTGCACCTCCTACAGCAGGAGGTGTGCAGGGAGGTGCCGCGTCTCATGGAGTTCGTCTCTTCTCGCTGGAGGAGCAGGGATCACCTGGGAAAGCACCTCACGGAGATCAGGTCTGTGGAGAATGAGATCAGTAATGATTCTTGTTAATATTCTGACCAGTGAACAAAACAGTCCCTAAAATGGTGCCTTAAGGAATCCCTttatgtacagtattatatatataaataaggTTATTCTTCTTAAGGTCTGAAACGTGCTGTATTAAAGTGGACAGTTAGTTGAGCATCTACTGAACATCCACAAGCCATCTATTTGGGACTACCATATCCAAAACAAGTGTTACCACTAATTCTTCCCAACTACCACCACCAGGTCTGCAGCAGAGGGCGTGGCGGGGTCGGTGACCTCCTTCCTGACCTTTGCACTGGATGTGAAAGGTAATGCCCGGCGCCTGACTGACTCCAACCTGCAGGCGCGTCTCCAGCGCCAGCTCTCTGTGTTGGAGGACTCCGGCATCATCCTGCAGCAGGCCGTCAGCTCCCTGGGCGTCGCTGGCTGGCCCCTCTCCTTGCTGGCCCAGGATCCCGCTCAGAACCACACCCCAGACCAGCTGGACCGCCTCGTCAGGGTAACCAGGACCGTCCCCGAGGACGTCAAGAGACTGGTGTCCATTGTCAATGCCAACGCCAAGCTGCTGTTCCGACccacagagaagagagaggcagacgGACCCAGTACCAGCAATAATACCAGTACCTCGACCAGTCAGTTTGTGaagaagaggacagagcaggGAGAAGACTCAGGAACAGATCATCATGACAGTGTCCAGGTACAGGTTAGTCATTGGTTATCTGGACCATATATATCCAGGTACAGGTTAGTCATTGGTTATCTGGACCATTATATATCCAGCTACAGGTTAGTAATTGGTTATCTGGACCATTATATATCCAGGTACAGGTTAGTAATTGGTTATCTGGACCATTATATATCCAGGTACAGGTTAGTAATTGGTTATCTGGACCATTATATATCCAGGTACAGGTTAGTCATTGGTTATCTGGACCATTATATATCCAGGTACAGGTTAGTCATTGGTTATCTGGACCATTATATATCCAGGTACAGGTTAGTCATTGGTTATCTGGACCATTATATATCCAGGTACAGGTTAGTCATTGGTTATCTGGACCATTATATATCCAGGTACAGGTTAGTCATTGGTTATCTGGACCATTATATATCCAGGTACAGGTTAGTCATTGGTTATCTGGACCATTATATATCCAGGTACAGGTTAGTCATTGGTTATCTGGACCATTATATATCCAGGTACAGGTTAGGGGGGTCATTGGTTATCTGGACCATTATATATCCAGGTACAGGTTAGTCATTGGTTATCTGGACCATTATATATCCAGGTACAGGTTAGTCATTGGTTATCTGGACCATTATATATCCAGGTACAGGTTAGTCATTGGTTATCTGGACCATTATATATCCAGGTACAGGTTAGTCATTGGTTATCTGGACCATTATATATCCAGGTACAGGTTAGTCATTGGTTATCTGGACCATTATATATCCAGGTACAGGTTAGTCATTGGTTATCTGGACCATTATATATCCAGGTACAGGTTAGTCATTGGTTATCTGGACCATTATATATCCAGGTACAGGTTAGTCATTGGTTATCTGGACCATTATATATCCAGGTACAGGTTAGTCATTGGTTATCTGGACCATTATATATCCAGGTACAGGTTAGTCATTGGTTATCTGGACCATTATATATCCAGGTACAGGTTAGTCATTGGTTATCTGGACCATTATATATCCAGGTACAGGTTAGTCATTGGTTATCTGGACCATTATATATCTGAAGATTTGCAAAGCTTGATATGACACACATTCATAGTTCTGTATCTTGATCCTGATTTAGAAAAGTACAAATAAAGCTTTCTCTTTACTAGTTTAAGGCTGGTTTCTACTTGGTCTAACACGTCTGTAGACCATTTGACAACTGTAAAACAGCCTTTACAGGGTCATTATATTTCTATAGACTTCAAAGGCACAGCTTGATATAACACCCATTCATAATGCTGTATCTTGATCCAGATGTAGAAAATTGAAAGTAAAGCATTGCTCTCTTTTTCAAATGAAGAAAGAGTTTGAAAAACAACAAATTAAAGTCCTGGGAAAACAGAAACCCAAAATCACTTCCATCAAGCCTAAGGTGAGACTTTCCCGATGCTCAGAGGAATGCATTTCTTATAGTCAAGTACTGAAACTCACAGAAAAGCCTCAAATACTGTAGACTGTCCAACACACAGCAGCGCCTGCCACTCCTCAGTGGGAGCTAG from Coregonus clupeaformis isolate EN_2021a chromosome 12, ASM2061545v1, whole genome shotgun sequence includes:
- the cass4 gene encoding cas scaffolding protein family member 4 isoform X2 (The sequence of the model RefSeq protein was modified relative to this genomic sequence to represent the inferred CDS: added 6 bases not found in genome assembly), producing the protein METLLARALYDNIAECSDELGFRKGDVVTVLQQEVDGNCGWWICFLSGRQGLAPANRLQLLPLAPPQTPAQTQGKVTDLGAGSVDPGTSHNSDSDRPGNLYQIPSIPRHTHSSSPAYECMDRVYKVPSIPGPGPARHSPASPQKHHPDGPEGNHHTIKASVSSVFSGCSKGEVYDVPGIVRRASLFPASTTPQHLTQTASSMATYELERQFDTLGSRGRCSPSPSPSLDNVYVVPPPVVPDPSYDIPIPFSGPPASDTQQRLVAGGYNPLTSPQRQHGSYSTLPKPSKSNWIYDVPSSPEKPGGESGYYTHLPSGGQPGNYTTLPSKDLSSASQLYDTLTRNWSVQGCGSAQSFYDIPKPRSSPQGSQDPPIPPRVLPRAPLYNRPPGQRQTDEERCVYAVPPREQLSVSVPQRGHHVPLECRGNSGPTYDHPNPQGRLQRGRLGLVAGRGDTLLQEEDEERGRRSTSDKQRISTASTSSTSSSSSDSLVLCSSSPEPQREVCLSQEEACRRLHLLQQEVCREVPRLMEFVSSRWRSRDHLGKHLTEIRSAAEGVAGSVTSFLTFALDVKGNARRLTDSNLQARLQRQLSVLEDSGIILQQAVSSLGVAGWPLSLLAQDPAQNHTPDQLDRLVRVTRTVPEDVKRLVSIVNANAKLLFRPTEKREADGPSTSNNTSTSTSQFVKKRTEQGEDSGTDHHDSVQEDQKRHVSEPQVCVDGPRRSSEPLSPRKPSMSDSGDAPRRTSEPQGSLSARRPSQSEPHVSDTPSPAKSFNSQVDSPKRQPTVSEHCRLYFGALQKAIGVLITSLLDSQPPEKFISHSKLVIMVGKRLVDTLCREAQRGEPGSVSESGLGPSQSQSQVLLCKANHLCALLKQLAIATKKAALHYPERPPLQEAQDFAKELAQRAQHFRISLDL
- the cass4 gene encoding cas scaffolding protein family member 4 isoform X1 (The sequence of the model RefSeq protein was modified relative to this genomic sequence to represent the inferred CDS: added 6 bases not found in genome assembly); its protein translation is METLLARALYDNIAECSDELGFRKGDVVTVLQQEVDGNCGWWICFLSGRQGLAPANRLQLLPLAPPQTPAQTQGKVTDLGAGSVDPGTSHNSDSDRPGNLYQIPSIPRHTHSSSPAYECMDRVYKVPSIPGPGPARHSPASPQKHHPDGPEGNHHTIKASVSSVFSGCSKGEVYDVPGIVRRASLFPASTTPQHLTQTASSMATYELERQFDTLGSRGRCSPSPSPSLDNVYVVPPPVVPDPSYDIPIPFSGPPASDTQQRLVAGGYNPLTSPQRQHGSYSTLPKPSKSNWIYDVPSSPEKPGGESGYYTHLPSGGQPGNYTTLPSKDLSSASQLYDTLTRNWSVQGCGSAQSFYDIPKPRSSPQGSQDPPIPPRVLPRAPLYNRPPGQRQTDEERCVYAVPPREQLSVSVPQRGHHVPLECRGNSGPTYDHPNPQGRLQRGRLGLVAGRGDTLLQEEDEERGRRSTSDKQRISTASTSSTSSSSSDSLVLCSSSPEPQREVCLSQEEACRRLHLLQQEVCREVPRLMEFVSSRWRSRDHLGKHLTEIRSAAEGVAGSVTSFLTFALDVKGNARRLTDSNLQARLQRQLSVLEDSGIILQQAVSSLGVAGWPLSLLAQDPAQNHTPDQLDRLVRVTRTVPEDVKRLVSIVNANAKLLFRPTEKREADGPSTSNNTSTSTSQFVKKRTEQGEDSGTDHHDSVQVQEDQKRHVSEPQVCVDGPRRSSEPLSPRKPSMSDSGDAPRRTSEPQGSLSARRPSQSEPHVSDTPSPAKSFNSQVDSPKRQPTVSEHCRLYFGALQKAIGVLITSLLDSQPPEKFISHSKLVIMVGKRLVDTLCREAQRGEPGSVSESGLGPSQSQSQVLLCKANHLCALLKQLAIATKKAALHYPERPPLQEAQDFAKELAQRAQHFRISLDL